The following nucleotide sequence is from Paenibacillus andongensis.
ACAGCTCCGTTAGCAATCGAAAAAATGGTTTAGACATAGATTAAAAAACTCCTGTTCATTCGTGTTTATATCGTTCTTCGCTAATCTTGCCACAGAAAGGTAAAAGAATCAATTGTCGAATAGGGAAGGAATGCAAGGTAAGCGCAAGAAAAAAACAGCCTAATGGCTGTTTGAGATAGAATATGCTAGCTTTGCTTATAATCCCCGCAGGTATAGCAGGTAGCGAGGTTAACGGAGATAGGGACAGAGGAGCCGGCGAACTTGATACATTGAACAGGGGTTCGAGATGAATGATCAGAAATACTCGTACAGGACTTGCAGCTTGCGATTAGCTCAAAGGAAGCATCTAAGGGCAGCGAATACTGTAAGACGTTATTCTTCTTCATTAATTGACCTCTTTTCCTTGTGATGGATACGAGCCGGATCCTAGCAGGAGAAGCCTTCATGTAAACGTTTTACTTTCAATATCAATCATATCACAAAATGGATCAAAATGCCTTTGGTATTTCCGGAAAGGAAACCGTCAATGCTGTTTATGAGGTGAAATGACATCATGTCTATAATAATTGTAGTTCTTAGTATTCTGATTCCCATCAGTATGCTAGTAAGTGCTTGGCTGTTCACGATGTGCCGAACTATATATCACGTGTTGGCAGTGGGGTGTGCCTATGTGTTTGGTATCATCAGCGTGCTCGCCATATATGAGATTTTAAGAGATGAGACGGTATTTATGACGAATATTCATGGCGTTTTTCAAAATGGGCTATTCCTGTTAAGCGGAGCTTATTTGGGTTGTTATGGGATCTACACGTTACTAAAATGGACGCTGAAGGAGTTTAGAAGTGAATAATCGGTCTTGCAACAATTGTTGCCGGAAGATCGTTAAGAAGATTAGAGCCAGAAGGGAAGGTAGATGAAGATGAAACGAGAGATAACTTTGTTGATCAGAAGCGTTGTGTTCGCGGCTTCGTTTTC
It contains:
- a CDS encoding transposase → MSIIIVVLSILIPISMLVSAWLFTMCRTIYHVLAVGCAYVFGIISVLAIYEILRDETVFMTNIHGVFQNGLFLLSGAYLGCYGIYTLLKWTLKEFRSE